AATGCCGCTTGGTTCACCAATAGGCTCTAATAAGGGCATAAAGACAAAGGATTTCATAGAAATGATAATAGAGTATTCCCCTATCCCGGTAATAGTGGATGCGGGAATAGGTAAGCCATCCCACGCGTCGGAAGCGATGGAGATGGGAGCTTCTGCTGTACTTATAAATACTGCCATAGCTACGGCAGAAGACCCGGTGTTGATAAGCAAGGCTTTTGCCCTTGCTGTTCAGGCAGGCAGATATTCATATCTTGCAAAAGCAAGGGGTTCACAAGACAAAGCCTCTGCAAGTTCGCCGTTAACAGGATTCTTACGTGAGGACAGATAATGTCTTTTTCCGGTTTGCTAGAAAAATACCCCAAAGAATATATTTCAGGATATTTAAATTCAGTTAATGAAGAACAGGTTAAAACAAGCCTGAACAAAGCAGAGCATGAAATAAAAGATTTTCTTAACCTACTATCTCCGAAAGCAGATGGTTTTCTTGAACAAATGGCTGTTAAATCCCAGGAAATCACAGTGCAGTATTTTGGCAGGGTTATAATATTATATATTCCTCTTTATATTTCAAATTACTGTAATAACTCCTGCACCTACTGCGGGTTCAGATCGGAAAACAAGATACCAAGAAGTATACTTTCCCTTAATGAGGTCGAGGAGAATGTCGTAGAGATAGCAAGGAAAGGCATCAAACATATCCTTTTGCTTACAGGTGAGGACAGGTCAAAGACATCTTTAGGGTATCTGCTGGAAGCCGTGAGGATAGTGAAAAAGTATTTTTCATTTATAGGAATAGAAATGTTCCCTATGGAAATGGAGGAATACGCGCGGCTGAAAGAGGCGGGTGTTGACGGGCTCACCATTTATCAGGAAGTTTATGACCGGGAGATATATAAAAAAGTGCATCTTTCCGGAAAGAAAACGGATTATCTTTACAGACTGGATACTCCTGAAAGAGGCGCCAAAGCAAACCTTCAGTCCGTGAATATCGGCCCTCTGCTCGGTCTCGGGGAACCGTTGAGTGAAACTTTTTATGCCGGGTTGCATGCGTATTACCTCCAGAAGCATTATCCAGAAGTAGAAATCAGTCTTTCCGTACCAAGGATAAACGAGGCCGAAGGCGCCTGCGGGGAACTGTTCAAGGTTGACGACAGGACTTTCGTCAGGACAGTAACCGCCCTGAGGATTTTTCTTAAACGGGCCGGGATTACCCTTTCGACAAGGGAGAGTCCGGATATGAGAGATAACCTCGTTTCCCTGGGTATAACGAGGATGTCGGCGGGCTCACAGACCGGGGTAGGAAGCTATACGGCGCAGGAAAAGCAACCCGAGCAGTTCAGTATCCGTGATGAAAGGTCCATAGAGGAAATAACTAAAATGATTGGTTCCAGGGGCTATGAGCCAATATTCAAGGATTGGGAGATGTTGAGATGAAAAAAGTCGGAATTGCAGGGGTGGGTGGAATAGGCAGCAATGTGGCTCTTCATTTGGTGAGGAGCGGGGTGAAATGTTTTAAGATAGTGGATTTTGATGAAATAATTGAGTCGAATCTTAACAGACAATTTTATTTCAGAGACCAGCTCACTCAGCGAAAGGTGGACAAACTTGAAGAGAACCTTAAACGGATAATGCCGGATCTGATGATTGAAAAGGAAATAAAACTTCTTACACCTGAGAATATCGTTGAGACCTTTGCAGACTGCGACATAATAATTGAAGGTTTTGACAAAGCCGATTGCAAGGCTTTTCTGATAGACAGGCTTGGCAGATCGGGCAAAATAGTGATATCCGCCTGCGGAGTAGCGGGGATGGATGTAGATGCTATAAAGATGAAAAAAGTGTCTGATTCAGTTTTTGTAGTCGGTGATTTCAAAACTGATATCAAGGACAAAAAATTATTCTCCCACAAGGTATCAATAGCCGCTTCCTTGATGGCGGGTATTGCATTGAAAGAAATGGGGTTTACCGATGAAAAATAATATTTTACCTGGCGGAATCTACGGAATAACGGCAGAGGAATATTCTCTCGGAAGAAGCAATCTTGAAATAGTAAAAGCGATGATAGAGGGCGGGATAAAGGTTATCCAGTACAGGGAGAAGGAGAATATGACTCCGGGAAAGAAATTCGAGGAATGCTTAAAGATAAGGGATCTGACGCGGAAAAACAATGTTCTATTTATAGTGAATGATCATATTGACATAGCCCAGCTGGTGGGGGCGGACGGGATCCATCTCGGGCAGGACGATATTTCGATAAAAGAAGCAAGGAAGATATTCAAGGGGCTCATTGGATTATCCACCCATTCGCCCGAGCAGGCGAGGAAAGCCGTAGAAGACGGCGCTGATTACATAGGTGTGGGCCCTATCTATCCTACAAAAACAAAGAAGAGTGTCTGCCCTGCTGTAGGTTTGGAGTATCTCGATTATGTTGTGGCAAAGCTTAAAATACCTTTTGTGGCAATAGGCGGTATTAAAGAGCATAATATTAAGGAAGTAATCTCCCACGGAGCAAAAACAGTTGCGCTCGTAACTGAAATAACCGGAAGCAAAGACATTCCGGGTATGATAAAGAAATTACATGATCATTTTCAAGATTAAACGTTATGATATCACTATACGACGGGAAAATGTACGCAACAATATTTTTTTACAATTGATTCCTTTTTAATCCAGGAAATGATAGAATTAGCGGCAAGTCTAAAGAGGGCGTTTAATAGAAGTTTACGGTTTAAGAGACAAAGGATTCTTAATTGTTCAGGCAGGGTGAAGACGATGTCTGACACCGTACCCTGTACCCGACTATTTTTAAAGGAGGTGAGCCAAGGTGGAAAAGAAAGTACATAAGGCGAAAAAAATGCAAAGCAAATGGTACGATCAAGTATTTACATTGAACCTTTGTTGGAGAAAATAAAATATGCTCAAGTCAAAAATTACAAACAGTTATACTTTATCAAAAAGAGATTATTTCAATACAGGAGATGGAGTTCAACTTTATCCTATAGATATTGGACACAAACACTACATTGGATTGATATCACCAGATACAGCATTCTGGTCACTTGTTAAAAAAAGTCAGATCAATCAGGCCTTAACGAGCATTTCTTTTCTGCGGCAGTTCCGTAAAAAAGAGAAATCTTTTCTCCATGAAATGAACACCTTGAGATTTAAGTTGAAACCATCAGCCGTCTATTTTAACCCAACTGACCGTTGTAACATGAATTGTTCATATTGCTATATTCCAGATAGTTTACGAAAGAATGGAAAACATAGCTCTACTCAAAATATATTAAAAACATTAGAAACACTACAAGTTTATTTTAAATCCAGTTTGCCTGAGAAACAAAGACCACAGATTGTTTTTCATGGCGCTGAACCAATGCTCAACAAGAAAGCCATTTTTTCCGCCCTAGATAAATTTGGTGAATATTTTCGTTTTGGTATACAAACCAATGGGACACTTTTGGATAAGCAAAATATAGATTTTTTGATTTCGAAAGGAATAAGTATTGGTCTTTCTCTTGATGGGCATACGGCAAAAGTGGCGAACCGATTACGCAAGACTTGGAGTAGACAGGGCGTCTTTCAGAAGGTAATAGAGGCAATGAACCATCTCCGACTCCGAGGGTATAAAAATTATTCCGTGATTTGTACCGTAACAAGAGAAAACATGTCCTCTCTTG
This Elusimicrobiota bacterium DNA region includes the following protein-coding sequences:
- the thiH gene encoding 2-iminoacetate synthase ThiH, translated to MSFSGLLEKYPKEYISGYLNSVNEEQVKTSLNKAEHEIKDFLNLLSPKADGFLEQMAVKSQEITVQYFGRVIILYIPLYISNYCNNSCTYCGFRSENKIPRSILSLNEVEENVVEIARKGIKHILLLTGEDRSKTSLGYLLEAVRIVKKYFSFIGIEMFPMEMEEYARLKEAGVDGLTIYQEVYDREIYKKVHLSGKKTDYLYRLDTPERGAKANLQSVNIGPLLGLGEPLSETFYAGLHAYYLQKHYPEVEISLSVPRINEAEGACGELFKVDDRTFVRTVTALRIFLKRAGITLSTRESPDMRDNLVSLGITRMSAGSQTGVGSYTAQEKQPEQFSIRDERSIEEITKMIGSRGYEPIFKDWEMLR
- the thiF gene encoding sulfur carrier protein ThiS adenylyltransferase ThiF, yielding MKKVGIAGVGGIGSNVALHLVRSGVKCFKIVDFDEIIESNLNRQFYFRDQLTQRKVDKLEENLKRIMPDLMIEKEIKLLTPENIVETFADCDIIIEGFDKADCKAFLIDRLGRSGKIVISACGVAGMDVDAIKMKKVSDSVFVVGDFKTDIKDKKLFSHKVSIAASLMAGIALKEMGFTDEK
- the thiE gene encoding thiamine phosphate synthase, giving the protein MKNNILPGGIYGITAEEYSLGRSNLEIVKAMIEGGIKVIQYREKENMTPGKKFEECLKIRDLTRKNNVLFIVNDHIDIAQLVGADGIHLGQDDISIKEARKIFKGLIGLSTHSPEQARKAVEDGADYIGVGPIYPTKTKKSVCPAVGLEYLDYVVAKLKIPFVAIGGIKEHNIKEVISHGAKTVALVTEITGSKDIPGMIKKLHDHFQD
- the cbpB gene encoding peptide-modifying radical SAM enzyme CbpB, coding for MLKSKITNSYTLSKRDYFNTGDGVQLYPIDIGHKHYIGLISPDTAFWSLVKKSQINQALTSISFLRQFRKKEKSFLHEMNTLRFKLKPSAVYFNPTDRCNMNCSYCYIPDSLRKNGKHSSTQNILKTLETLQVYFKSSLPEKQRPQIVFHGAEPMLNKKAIFSALDKFGEYFRFGIQTNGTLLDKQNIDFLISKGISIGLSLDGHTAKVANRLRKTWSRQGVFQKVIEAMNHLRLRGYKNYSVICTVTRENMSSLVKMVEFLHKMEVPVCILNPVRCTLPEARKHKPLDSELAKYYLEALDCTYELYKKTGRKLIIANFANILVSIIAPAGRRLMCDISPCGGGRCFFAISSNGDLFPCSEFIGLKKFKGGNIFEDDINKVLESKPFKFVTKRSIENIDPCAHCSIRHFCGAPCPAEAYGLHGNIETRGAFCRFYEEQVRYAFCLIADGKENAYLWDNWDKGMKATLGITKF